One part of the Mycosarcoma maydis chromosome 18, whole genome shotgun sequence genome encodes these proteins:
- a CDS encoding uncharacterized protein (related to YMD8 - putative nucleotide sugar transporter), with protein sequence MSLLPADARSISTEHSIESSQSDILFFPTSSSARNSADVAIGKVSSDTIRVSTKPSSRLHSQHSYQDQEDALDAESQPLTSAERSGQSNPYRDDVPPSSGHRTPSSTFGHSLDPGAYWRLAEQASTIPSTRSLERLQVGTLKERQDAYWKAAVINVLLILSWYTFSTLISVYNKWMFSTDKKNFSFPLFVTSFHMLMQFILSSSAMKLFPQLVPRRPNGTTSRPSGIDWASKVVPCALATALDIGLSNTSLKTITLTFYTMCKSSNLAFVLFFAFLFGLEVMRWSLIGIISLITVGVVMMVAAETKFVLVGAIQVLSASALGGLRWALTQMLLDRDEMGMNNPIATIFWLAPIMGLSLISLSAIFESWHTIFAAKSAYFDTLPHALKTVGLIAAPGFLAFGMNLAEFALIKRTSVVTLSVAGIFKEVLTIALASSVFGDELTPINVTGLCITILGIALYNFLKYRLITRGADSVGQEISGLNELGESIRSRASSIFHGGAGPGSTGGARARASAGAGADRGNGYEHLGGNNAEDEDSLLFDAEQERGKGVRRKNTGESDALELDTQRVSQEIISKPYARPMTEEEKERERERLRKIEEEADLDGWGTSGERVTGQGLVEEHHHARFR encoded by the coding sequence ATGAGCCTTCTACCTGCGGATGCCCGATCGATAAGCACGGAACACTCAATAGAGTCGTCCCAGTCGGACATTCTCTTCTTCCccaccagctcgtcggctCGCAACTCTGCCGATGTGGCCATAGGCAAAGTCTCATCCGACACAATACGTGTCTCTACAAAGCCATCATCTCGTCTTCACAGTCAACACTCGTACCAGGATCAAGAAGATGCCCTCGATGCAGAATCACAACCCCTGACCAGCGCCGAAAGAAGCGGGCAGTCAAATCCGTATCGTGACGACGTCCCACCCTCCTCAGGGCATCGCACACCCTCTAGCACCTTCGGTCACTCTCTCGATCCAGGCGCCTATTGGAGGCTGGCAGAGCAGGCGTCAACCATCCCTTCCACGCGCTCCCTCGAGCGTCTGCAAGTTGGCACGCTGAAAGAGCGCCAAGATGCATACTGGAAAGCAGCCGTCATCAACGTTCTCCTCATTCTCAGCTGGTACACATTCTCAACGCTCATCTCAGTCTACAACAAGTGGATGTTTTCAACCGACAAGAAAAACTTTTCCTTCCCACTCTTCGTGACGAGCTTCCACATGCTGATGCAATTCATCCTCAGCAGCTCTGCCATGAAGCTCTTCCCGCAGCTCGTACCACGCCGACCCAACGGCACCACCTCTCGACCCTCTGGAATCGATTGGGCCTCCAAAGTCGTCCCCTGCGCTCTAGCCACGGCCCTCGATATCGGACTCTCCAACACGAGTCTCAAGACCATCACATTGACGTTTTACACCATGTGTAAGAGCTCGAATCTCGCCTTTgtgctcttcttcgcctTTCTCTTTGGACTCGAGGTGATGCGCTGGAGCCTGATAGGTATTATCTCGCTCATCACAGTGGGTGTAGTGATGATGGTAGCAGCAGAAACCAAGTTCGTCCTCGTGGGAGCTATTCAGGTGCTTTCCGCATCAGCTTTGGGCGGTCTGAGATGGGCATTGACGcagatgctgctcgacagAGACGAGATGGGCATGAACAATCCCATCGCCACCATCTTTTGGCTTGCACCTATCATGGGCCTgtcgctcatctcgctttcggccatctttgaaTCGTGGCATACCATCTTTGCTGCCAAGTCCGCGTACTTTGATACCCTGCCACATGCGCTCAAGACGGTCGGATTGATTGCTGCTCCGGGTTTCCTGGCTTTTGGTATGAACCTGGCCGAGTTTGCACTAATCAAGCGGACCAGCGTGGTGACACTCAGTGTAGCGGGCATCTTCAAGGAGGTTTTGACAATCGCACTGGCGAGCAGCGTATTCGGTGACGAGTTGACTCCGATCAATGTGACCGGCTTGTGCATCACGATACTGGGAATCGCGTTGTACAACTTTCTCAAGTACCGTTTGATCACACGAGGAGCCGACTCGGTCGGACAGGAAATTTCAGGGCTCAATGAGCTAGGTGAAAGCATCCGCAGCCGTGCCAGCTCGATCTTCCACGGCGGCGCTGGCCCAGGTAGTACAGGCggagcacgagcacgagcaagtgcaggtgcaggtgcagatCGCGGCAACGGGTATGAGCATCTCGGTGGCAACAATGCGGAGGACGAAGACAGTCTGCTGTTCGACGCTGAGCAAGAACGTGGCAAAGGCGTCAGACGCAAAAATACCGGCGAGTCGGACGCATTGGAACTCGACACTCAACGCGTCAGCCAGGAGATCATCTCGAAGCCTTATGCACGACCTATGACGGAGGAAGAAAAGGAACGCGAAAGGGAAAGGCTCAGAAAGATCGAAGAGGAGGCGGATCTCGATGGTTGGGGAACCTCCGGCGAGAGGGTAACAGGTCAAGGGTTGGTGGAGGAACATCATCACGCGAGGTTTCGGTAG
- a CDS encoding TPR-containing protein Mql1, which translates to MPPSARHSAHPSHHPHAGGRDLHHAAGGPPPQGGPGMPPGPGNGPMHHPHSSYAQSMPPPPGLPPHAMNGINGPPPSTHGGPPPRMVMADGPGGAGGPPPPPPPHIPRSSSAQSRIMEAAGGPAGPPPAGPPASTSPAVQKLSLANEAAWVSIGSAAETMEDYDRALSAYEAALRHNPYSVPALSAIAGVHRTLDNFEKAVDYFQRVLNIVPENGDTWGSMGHCYLMMDDLQRAYTAYQQALYHLPNPKEPKLWYGIGILYDRYGSLEHAEEAFASVVRMDPNYEKANEIYFRLGIIYKQQNKFPASLECFRYILDNPPRPLTEIDIWFQIGHVYEQQKEFNAAKEAYERVLAENPNHAKVLQQLGWLYHLSNAGFNNQERAIQFLTKSLESDPNDAQSWYLLGRAYMAGQNYNKAYEAYQQAVYRDGKNPTFWCSIGVLYYQINQYRDALDAYSRAIRLNPYISEVWFDLGSLYEACNNQISDAIHAYERAADLDPDNPQIQQRLQLLRNAEAKGGELPEAPVPQDVHPTAYANNNGMAPGPPTQIGGGPGPSYPPPLVGPQLAGNGGGRGDLSDRDLPGPGHLGSSHSPPPFRGPPGTDDRGARGPPHGALAPMVGGPGGPEPLGRGGFSHSRGPSPGPPRMDPYGRRLGSPPRRSPPPPLRSDVHDGHGAPPHVHGQGHGQGHGQGHGQGHGQGHGQSHGHSHGGEFRGPPPLAAAGPGGPPPPLDHYGRPMGGPMSEREREMEWEREREREREREQAARGYPASGRITPKNEPGYARSQHGGSNAPSPAFGRPPVYGRDEGRDYYNNSHPGSGPGGPRGGYERGPGAPHAPAPGMRHDERGPPPAPFEHERGPPPPHQAGDLRYDSYSDGRDGPFRGPPPGLGRPTPDWERTRAGEYGPPSLHDGAEGRNAGGSASKSRRGPKAKDELEAAPAPPSPVPSSAGKKGKTTSSRAGSPWSAKGGVAAPGKNGKASTPFGTGVGAPVAAAGVGGGVGSKKGAAISLRPQEDQPDSRPGSPQSRRDASPASSDGSNEPLAARAPSSRMVDEDYDEGAADALMGLAGAASASSASVATAAPAPVSPVATSDRASSAEKRAESSLGKRPYAEEERAVDEPEDSYKRAKSGSAAEIEADATSGGRLNGVSVSAKPEATAAEGTEQPKETRTETPPLAVAQATSPEAINGKAESESAVQPMDVDGREPSKAPSESATAMKDSPSTANPVVAAKASEPSPTAAPPATSMATSEAQPAKADSCEKNNNDEDEREEEEGQIHEDPIDAPAKRADEDGAK; encoded by the coding sequence ATGCCGCCTTCAGCTCGACACAGCGCTCACCCTTCGCACCATCCTCATGCAGGTGGAAGGGACCTCCACCacgctgctggtggccCTCCTCCTCAAGGCGGTCCCGGCATGCCTCCTGGTCCCGGAAATGGCCCCATGCATCACCCTCACTCCTCTTATGCGCAATCCATGCCGCCGCCACCCGGTCTGCCTCCCCACGCTATGAACGGTATCAACGGTCCTCCGCCATCGACACATGGTGGACCACCTCCTCGTATGGTCATGGCCGATGGACCAGGCGGCGCCGGCGGTCCACCcccgccgccaccgccacaTATCCCGCGCTCTTCGTCTGCTCAGAGCCGTATCATGGAGGCTGCAGGCGGCCCGGCTGGTCCTCCCCCTGCTGGGCCCCCTGCTTCAACGTCTCCCGCAGTGCAGAAACTCTCGCTTGCCAACGAGGCCGCATGGGTCTCGATCGGTTCGGCGGCAGAGACCATGGAGGACTACGACCGCGCGCTTTCGGCATATGAGGCTGCTCTTCGACACAATCCGTACTCGGTACCCGCTCTCAGCGCCATCGCCGGCGTCCATCGCACCCTCGACAACTTCGAAAAGGCCGTCGACTACTTTCAGCGTGTGCTCAACATTGTCCCCGAGAATGGTGATACCTGGGGCTCCATGGGTCACTGTTATTTGATGATGGATGACCTGCAGCGCGCCTACACCGCATATCAGCAAGCACTCTACCACCTTCCCAATCCCAAAGAGCCCAAGCTGTGGTacggcatcggcatcctcTACGATCGCTACGGCAGCCTCGAGCATGCAGAGGAGGCTTTTGCCAGCGTTGTCCGAATGGATCCTAACTACGAAAAGGCAAACGAGATCTACTTCCGTCTCGGCATCATCTACAAGCAGCAGAACAAGTTTCCCGCCAGTCTCGAGTGCTTCCGCTATATTCTCGACAACCCGCCGCGCCCACtcaccgagatcgacattTGGTTCCAGATCGGCCACGTgtacgagcagcagaaggaATTCAATGCCGCAAAGGAAGCTTACGAGCGCGTTCTCGCTGAAAATCCCAATCACGCCAaagtgctgcagcagctcggtTGGCTCTATCACCTCTCCAACGCCGGCTTCAACAACCAGGAGCGTGCCATCCAGTTCCTCACAAAGAGTCTCGAGTCCGATCCCAACGACGCACAGAGTTGGTATCTGCTAGGACGTGCTTACATGGCTGGTCAAAACTACAACAAGGCCTATGAGGCTTACCAACAAGCCGTCTACCGCGATGGAAAAAACCCGACCTTCTGGTGCTCAATCGGTGTTCTCTATTACCAAATCAATCAATACCGCGACGCACTCGACGCCTACTCGCGCGCCATCCGTCTGAACCCGTACATCTCGGAGGTCTGGTTCGACCTCGGCAGCTTGTACGAGGCGTGCAACAATCAGATTAGCGACGCCATCCACGCCTACGAGCGGGCCGCCGACCTCGATCCTGACAACCCGCAGATCCAGCAACGCTTACAGCTTCTTCGCAACGCCGAAGCCAAGGGGGGCGAGCTGCCGGAAGCACCTGTGCCTCAGGATGTTCACCCCACCGCCTATGCCAACAACAACGGCATGGCTCCTGGCCCCCCTACCCAGATTGGCGGCGGACCTGGTCCTTCGTACCCACCGCCGCTTGTCGGCCCTCAGCTTGCTGGCAACGGGGGAGGACGCGGAGACCTGTCCGACCGCGACTTGCCCGGACCTGGCCATCTTGGTTCGTCTCATTCACCTCCGCCCTTCCGAGGTCCCCCTGGTACAGACGATCGCGGAGCGCGTGGTCCTCCCCATGGTGCTTTGGCCCCCATGGTGGGAGGCCCAGGTGGTCCTGAGCCTCTCGGACGTGGTGGCTTTTCGCACTCGCGAGGCCCTTCGCCCGGTCCGCCACGCATGGACCCGTACGGCAGGAGGTTGGGGTCGCCACCGCGCCGttcaccaccaccgcctctGCGCTCAGATGTGCATGACGGACACGGTGCTCCGCCGCACGTTCACGGTCAAGGTCACGGTCAAGGTCACGGTCAAGGTCACGGTCAAGGTCACGGTCAAGGTCACGGTCAAAGTCACGGTCACAGTCATGGTGGCGAGTTCCGTGGACCGCCTCCCCTGGCAGCCGCTGGCCCTGGTGGACCTCCGCCGCCCTTGGATCACTACGGCCGACCCATGGGTGGTCcgatgagcgagcgcgaacGCGAGATGGAATGGGAGCGCGAACGAGAACGCGAAAGGGAGAGAGAGCAGGCTGCTCGTGGCTACCCCGCCAGTGGTCGCATCACACCGAAAAACGAGCCGGGCTACGCACGCTCGCAGCACGGAGGCAGCAATGCGCCCTCGCCGGCATTCGGACGACCTCCCGTCTACGGGCGTGACGAGGGACGTGACTACTACAACAATTCTCATCCAGGTTCTGGCCCTGGCGGTCCAAGAGGTGGTTACGAGCGAGGTCCTGGTGCTCCTCATGCACCTGCTCCTGGCATGCGCCACGATGAACGAGGCCCCCCGCCAGCTCCATTTGAACACGAGCGTGgtccgcctcctcctcatcaaGCCGGCGATCTCCGTTACGACAGCTACAGTGATGGCCGTGACGGACCGTTTCGAGGACCGCCGCCTGGACTTGGCAGGCCCACGCCTGACTGGGAGCGTACACGTGCTGGAGAATACGGTCCTCCTTCACTGCACGATGGGGCAGAGGGTCGCAACGCGGGAGGATCTGCGAGCAAATCGCGTCGAGGACCCAAAGCAAaggacgagctcgaggctgcaCCGGCGCCTCCTTCGCCTGTTCCCTCGTCTGCTGGTAAGAAGggcaagacgacgagctcgagagccGGCTCGCCCTGGTCTGCCAAGGGAGGCGTTGCTGCCCCAGGCAAGAACGGCAAGGCCTCTACGCCCTTTGGTACTGGTGTTGGTGCtcctgttgctgctgctggtgtcgGAGGTGGAGTTGGAAGCAAGAAGGGGGCAGCAATTTCGCTGCGTCCACAGGAGGATCAGCCAGATTCGAGGCCTGGCTCGCCGCAATCTCGACGTGATGCTTCGCCGGCCAGTTCGGATGGCAGCAATGAGCCGCTTGCTGCGCGCGCACCCTCGTCTCGCATGGTCGACGAGGACTATGATGAAGGAGCTGCGGATGCTCTGATGGGTCTTGCTGGtgcagcttctgcatcTTCGGCTTCAGTGGCAACAGCTGCACCGGCACCAGTCTCGCCTGTGGCGACGTCGGATCGAGCCTCTAGTGCCGAAAAGCGTGCTGAGAGCTCACTGGGCAAGCGACCTTATGCTGAGGAGGAAAGGGCGGTCGATGAGCCAGAGGATTCGTACAAGCGAGCCAAGAGTGGAAGTGCAGCTGAGATCGAAGCAGATGCCACCAGCGGCGGCAGACTCAACGGTGTTTCTGTGTCTGCCAAACCCGAGGCTACGGCCGCAGAGGGGACGGAGCAGCCGAAAGAGACTAGGACCGAAACGCCGCCGCTCGCTGTTGCTCAGGCTACTTCACCCGAGGCGATTAACGGCAAGGCAGAGTCGGAGAGCGCCGTGCAGCCAATGGATGTGGATGGTCGAGAGCCGTCGAAGGCGCCATCGGAATCGGCGACCGCTATGAAGGACTCGCCCTCCACTGCCAACCCAGTCGTGGCCGCGAAAGCTTCGGAGCCAAGTCCGACGGCTGCACCGCCTGCAACTTCCATGGCAACGAGCGAGGCTCAACCGGCGAAAGCCGACAGCTGCGAGAAAAACAACAACGATGAAGACGAAcgcgaggaagaggagggTCAGATTCACGAAGATCCGATCGACGCTCCTGCTAAGCGTGCTGATGAGGATGGCGCAAAGTGA
- a CDS encoding uncharacterized protein (related to mediator complex subunit soh1) translates to MTLGAATANDPIDSTLASPSRDEQRRQANQAAFSRDLEFLSSLANPYYLNHLALSGALSSPSFKRYLKYLDYFRHPKYVKYLHYPQALHFLDLLQNEEEFRLACRDPAFAGEVMAKQIGHWATWRDPENAAGQEQDEAGEQGEARETTGGQTA, encoded by the coding sequence ATGACGTTGGGCGCAGCGACAGCCAACGATCCCATCGACTCAACACTCGCCTCTCCCTCGCGCGACGAGCAACGCCGCCAAGCAAATCAAGCCGCCTTCTCCCGCGACCTCGAATTCCTctcctcgctcgccaatcCCTACTACCTCAATCACCTCGCCCTCTCCGGCGCGCTGTCCTCACCTTCCTTCAAACGTTACCTCAAGTACTTGGACTACTTTCGACATCCAAAGTACGTCAAATATTTGCACTATCCGCAGGCGTTGCATTTCTTGGATCTGCTGCAGAACGAGGAGGAGTTCCGATTGGCTTGCAGAGATCCAGCTTTTGCAGGCGAGGTAATGGCGAAACAGATTGGTCACTGGGCGACCTGGAGGGATCCGGAGAATGCGGCTGGACAGGAGCAAGACGAAGCaggcgagcaaggcgaggcAAGAGAGACAACTGGCGGGCAGACGGCCTAG
- a CDS encoding mitochondrial 54S ribosomal protein mL46 (related to MRPL17 - mitochondrial ribosomal protein, large subunit): protein MSATRSAAPHLRLLQSRAPTRRLLHSTRNCAFSPTASTSTATTSSLAPEAANASSSSSAKIISSLILSRPPIILREPTSFEKAYHEYNRQLSEALQQPFPKDFYFKKGSAAEKRFEEDQASAPQGFSAIAAAVSGSVPKEKSGKNKEATVPSSNLSSPLAEGEADSRPLPRTTQADASNDVRSLERKLDRTLYLVVKKKTGKGAASWQFPAKALTDTKHENLHDVAPASVTESLGNKMDIWMVSNLPVGLLKSTNAPAEKTYFLRGHVLAGNAELTKSNEGQVEEFQWLTKEEIEKLMESHYWSNVEDLLDA from the coding sequence ATGTCAGCAACAAGGTCCGCCGCACCACATTTGCGGCTGCTTCAGTCTCGAGCTCCTACGAGGCGACTCCTGCACTCGACTCGCAACTGTGCTTTCTCACCTACTGCCTCAACATCCACAGCGACAACATCCAGTTTGGCACCAGAAGCAGCAaacgcttcttcgtcctcctccgccaAGATCATTAGCTCGCTCATTCTCTCGAGACCGCCGATCATTCTGCGTGAGCCAACAAGCTTCGAGAAGGCCTATCATGAGTACAACCGTCAACTTTCCGAGGCCTTGCAACAGCCTTTTCCTAAGGACTTTTACTTTAAAAAGGGATCCGCAGCTGAGAAGCGTTTCGAGGAGGATCAGGCGAGCGCGCCCCAAGGATTCTCGGccatcgccgccgccgtATCCGGCTCTGTTCCAAAGGAAAAGAGCGGCAAGAACAAGGAAGCGACTGTTCCATCCTCGAATCTGTCATCCCCTTTGGCGGAGGGCGAGGCCGACAGTCGGCCTCTGCCAAGAACCACACAAGCCGATGCAAGCAATGACGTTCGCAGCCTCGAAAGGAAACTCGACCGAACCCTGTACCTAGTGGTTAAGAAAAAAACCGGCAAAGGCGCTGCTTCATGGCAATTTCCGGCTAAGGCGCTCACTGACACCAAGCACGAGAACCTTCATGATGTTGCGCCTGCATCTGTGACAGAAAGTTTGGGCAACAAGATGGACATCTGGATGGTGTCTAATCTTCCCGTTGGTCTGCTCAAGTCGACAAATGCACCTGCTGAAAAGACATACTTCCTTCGAGGACATGTACTCGCTGGAAATGCCGAGCTCACCAAGTCAAACGAAGGTCAAGTCGAGGAGTTTCAGTGGCTCACCAAGGAGgagatcgagaagctcatggAGTCGCACTACTGGTCGAACGTTGAGGACCTTCTCGATGCTTGA
- a CDS encoding H(+)-transporting V1 sector ATPase subunit H (related to vacuolar ATP synthase subunit H) has product MSSSSSSKQQVDTQSKDKNSKDVVEAPPLVYLTNKWIQELTQRIRARPIPWEGYHRADLLSAEELKMIKSVDAIVVGQNRSKLDPLLDEHGPDYVSLYLRLLSKLSRTDTLQQILVLIDDMLSDRDDRLELFLSLNGQEEQDGIGFPWKPFVKLLDVPDDFVQMKSAQFLTLLLVFSATHSGQPSPPSSVLPRLLTFLSSSLRGASSNPSSNGSGRAQTGANASPASRRMSPDFAEGNGPEIALVLLQALLRTQKYREQAWEYDVAKMGQVPSSSTGKAKAVSDDDDDESAQQQQSEDVDRGFLSELAHILRLGNAPAGGSSFNSSANSPAGSGSATPSRQTTASGASTLVAGASTGANSTRAGTQLIYQVVLCFWLLSFNKDIAAELNVKLGLIPLLVDVARNAVKEKVTRVTVATFRNLLAQAPGINAPVLLGSKALALTETLLSRKWSDEEIQEDLEYVKSELSERLKFMTTWDEYLSELQSGSLTFESPVHELDDFWKENASKLVEEDGKVLKQLVSILNESQDATTLAVACSDVGKFVHFFEQGKKRASDLGAKARIMQLMTHENAEVKYYALHTVAKLVSASWR; this is encoded by the coding sequence atgtcgtcgtcttctaGCTCTAAGCAACAGGTGGATACCCAGTCCAAGGACAAGAACAGCAAAGATGTTGTCGAAGCGCCTCCCCTCGTCTACCTCACTAACAAGTGGATTCAGGAGCTCACGCAGCGCATCCGGGCTCGACCCATCCCATGGGAAGGCTATCACCGCGCTGATCTGCTCAGCGCTGAAGAGCTCAAGATGATCAAGAGCGTTgatgccatcgtcgtcggccaGAATCGCTCCAAGCTCGATCCTCTCTTGGACGAGCACGGTCCTGATTATGTCTCTTTGTACCTGCGTCTCCTTTCCAAACTCAGCCGCACCGACACCCTTCAGCAGATTCTGGTGCTTATCGATGATATGCTCTCCGATCGCGATGACCGTCTGGAACTCTTCCTCTCGCTCAACGGccaggaggagcaggatGGTATCGGCTTCCCTTGGAAGCCATTTGTTAAGCTGCTGGATGTGCCGGACGACTTTGTCCAGATGAAGTCGGCTCAGTTCCTCACATTACTTCTCGTGTTTTCGGCGACGCACTCGGGTCAACCGAGTCCACCTTCTTCGGTCCTGCCTCGCCTCTTGACGTTCCTGTCTTCGTCGTTGCGAGGTGCTAGCTCGAACCCCAGCAGCAACGGTTCTGGACGAGCTCAAACAGGCGCCAACGCATCgcctgcttctcgacgaATGTCACCCGACTTTGCGGAAGGAAATGGACCTGAGATTGCactcgtgctgctgcaagctCTTCTGCGAACCCAGAAATACCGCGAACAAGCCTGGGAGTATGACGTGGCCAAGATGGGCCAGgtgccatcgtcgtctaccggcaaagccaaggctgtaagcgatgacgatgatgacgagagtgcacaacagcagcagtcagAAGACGTCGACCGTGGCTTCCTCTCAGAACTGGCCCACATCTTGCGCCTTGGCAACGCGCCTGCCGGTGGCTCTTCCTTCAACTCGAGCGCCAACTCGCCGGCTGGCTCTGGATCTGCGACGCCTTCGCGTCAGACCACGGCCAGCGGCGCTAGCACGCTCGTCGCAGGCGCCAGCACGGGCGCCAACAGTACACGAGCCGGCACTCAACTCATCTACCAGGTGGTGCTGTGCTTCTGGCTGCTGAGCTTCAACAAGGACATTGCAGCTGAACTGAACGTCAAGTTGGGACTGATCCCactgctcgtcgacgttgcaCGCAATGCGGTCAAGGAAAAGGTGACGCGCGTCACGGTTGCCACGTTCCGCAACCTTTTGGCGCAGGCACCTGGCATCAATGCACCCGTCCTGCTCGGCAGCAAAGCCCTCGCGCTCACGGAAACCCTGCTCTCGCGCAAGTGGTCGGATGAGGAGATCCAAGAGGACCTCGAGTACGTCAAATCGGAACTTTCGGAACGACTCAAGTTTATGACCACGTGGGACGAGTATCTGTCAGAACTGCAATCTGGTTCGCTCACGTTCGAAAGCCCGGTGCacgagctggacgacttTTGGAAGGAGAACGCGTCCAAGTTGGTCGAGGAAGACGGCAAGGTGTTGAAGCAGCTTGTGAGCATCTTGAACGAGTCGCAGGATGCGACCACGTTGGCAGTGGCCTGTTCGGACGTCGGCAAGTTTGTGCACTTTTTCGAACAGGGTAAGAAGCGCGCCAGTGATCTCGGTGCCAAGGCGAGGATCATGCAGCTGATGACGCACGAGAATGCCGAGGTCAAGTACTACGCTCTGCATACCGTAGCCAAGCTGGTCTCTGCCAGCTGGAGGTGA
- a CDS encoding glutathione synthase (related to glutathione synthase) codes for MSTPILPAWPPSLSDEARDYLSHQATDYALSHGIVYRPLPTPPSAAPPTSSTIHAPFSLFPSPFPRTLFDKAQSIQPAYDLLYAQVSSNHTFLQRVIGDSVVQVDSFQKQLWDIYVTVKDDLVQPLSLGLFRSDYLLHDAQSESKAADEMGSRSGQLELKQVEFNTISASFGALCTKVNGLHRHLSSTTNYLGVGKDLDKLENLPENKAQDVLVGGLAAAHAAYLNQQGYEAPAAKNVYVLFVVQEGERNAFDQRPLEHALQGKGIRVVRQSFAEIASRMTLKPDDAKRTLLLNHPVLGLIEVSTVYFRAGYGPSDYTSESEWNTRKQLERSLAIKCPSIAVQLAGAKKVQQVLAEPDQLESLLSNLGADASTAQKLRETFTDLYPLDESPLGKKGYELATTAPQNYVLKPQREGGGNNVYRHDIPPFLAQIESCSPSSLAYNVSKKQAYILMSLIKPPAGLGNYLVKSATATTPGTPVLAKDTVSELGVYGAVLFQNTETDTPVEIKHHQSGGYLLRTKGRDSDEGGVAVGFSVIDSPFLI; via the coding sequence ATGTCGACACCAATACTACCAGCCTGGCCACCAAGCCTCTCCGATGAGGCTCGAGACTACCTCTCGCACCAGGCCACCGACTATGCTCTTTCCCACGGAATCGTCTACCGCCCCCTCCCTACCCCACCTTCCGCCGCCCCGCCTACCTCCAGCACCATCCATGCCCCCTTCTCGCTCTTCCCCTCACCCTTTCCACGCACGCTTTTCGACAAGGCACAATCCATCCAACCAGCATACGACCTTCTTTACGCACAAGTCTCGTCCAACCACACCTTCCTCCAACGTGTGATCGGCGATTCCGTCGTCCAGGTCGACTCGTTTCAAAAGCAGCTCTGGGACATCTACGTCACGGTCAAAGACGATCTTGTCCAGCCGCTTAGTCTAGGTCTGTTCAGAAGCGATTACCTGCTACACGATGCGCAGAGCGAGTCAAAGGCAGCAGACGAAATGGGTAGTAGATCGGGCCAGTTGGAGTTGAAACAAGTCGAGTTCAACACGATCAGCGCATCCTTCGGTGCCTTGTGCACCAAAGTTAATGGCCTACATCGGCATCTTTCGAGTACTACGAATTATTTGGGTGTCGGAAaggatctcgacaagctcgaaaaCTTGCCAGAGAACAAGGCGCAGGATGTGCTGGTTGGAGGGTTGGCTGCTGCCCATGCTGCCTATCTGAACCAGCAGGGATACGAGGCACCCGCCGCGAAGAATGTTTACGTCCTCTTCGTAGTCCAAGAGGGAGAAAGGAATGCTTTCGATCAGCGTCCGCTCGAACATGCACTTCAGGGTAAGGGGATTCGAGTCGTTCGACAGAGCTTTGCCGAGATCGCTTCACGAATGACGTTGAAACCAGACGACGCCAAGCGTACACTACTGCTGAACCACCCGGTGCTGGGATTGATCGAGGTCAGCACGGTCTACTTCCGCGCAGGGTATGGTCCCTCGGACTACACCAGTGAGTCCGAATGGAACACTCGAAAGCAACTGGAACGCAGCCTTGCGATCAAATGCCCCTCGATCGCTGTACAACTTGCCGGGGCGAAAAAGGTGCAACAGGTGCTTGCTGAGCCGGATCAGCTCGAATCTCTGCTCTCCAATCTCGGCGCGGATGCTTCGACCGCGCAAAAGCTGCGAGAGACTTTTACCGACCTGTATCCACTCGACGAGTCGCCGCTCGGTAAGAAAGGATACGAACTCGCCACCACCGCACCGCAGAACTACGTGCTCAAACCGCAACGCGAAGGCGGAGGAAACAACGTTTACCGCCATGACATCCCGCCCTTCCTCGCTCAAATTGAATCTTGCTCCCCCTCTTCCCTCGCATACAATGTTTCCAAGAAACAAGCCTACATCCTCATGAGCCTGATCAAGCCCCCCGCCGGTTTGGGTAACTACCTCGTCAAATCAGCCACCGCAACAACACCTGGCACACCCGTACTCGCCAAAGACACCGTCTCGGAACTCGGCGTCTACGGTGCTGTCCTCTTCCAAAACACCGAGACAGACACCCCAGTCGAAATCAAACACCACCAATCCGGTGGATATCTCTTAAGAACTAAGGGAAGAGACAGCGACGAGGGCGGTGTGGCTGTCGGATTCTCTGTCATCGATTCACCTTTCTTGATCTAG